The following are encoded together in the Rhizobium tumorigenes genome:
- the hslU gene encoding ATP-dependent protease ATPase subunit HslU, which translates to MTNFSPREIVSELDRYIIGQHEAKRAVAIALRNRWRRQQLEPDLRDEVMPKNILMIGPTGVGKTEISRRLAKLAGAPFIKVEATKFTEVGYVGRDVEQIIRDLVEVGIGLVREKMRAEVESKAHMSAEERVLDALVGATASPATRESFRKKLRDGELDDKEIDIEIADTASAGSGFEIPGMPGANIGVLNLSEMFGKAMGNKTKKVRTTVKASYADLIRDESDKLVDNEVVQREAVRSAENDGIVFLDEIDKIATREGGIGAGVSREGVQRDLLPLVEGTTVSTKYGPVKTDHILFIASGAFHVSKPSDLLPELQGRLPIRVELKPLSKDDMRRILTETEASLIRQYKALMETEGFSLDFTDDALDALADVAVHLNSSVENIGARRLQTVMERVLDDISYNAPDRGGASLTIDAAYVQKHVGDLAANTDLSRYIL; encoded by the coding sequence ATGACCAATTTCTCCCCCCGCGAGATCGTCTCCGAACTCGACCGTTACATTATTGGCCAGCATGAGGCCAAGCGCGCGGTCGCAATCGCGCTCCGCAATCGCTGGCGTCGCCAGCAGCTGGAGCCCGACCTGCGCGATGAAGTCATGCCGAAGAATATCCTGATGATCGGGCCGACCGGTGTCGGCAAGACGGAAATCTCCCGTCGCCTCGCCAAGCTTGCCGGTGCGCCCTTCATCAAGGTGGAAGCTACGAAGTTCACCGAAGTCGGCTATGTCGGCCGCGACGTCGAGCAGATCATCCGTGATCTCGTCGAGGTCGGCATCGGCCTGGTGCGCGAGAAGATGCGTGCCGAGGTGGAATCGAAGGCCCACATGAGCGCCGAGGAACGCGTGCTCGACGCTCTCGTCGGCGCCACTGCCTCGCCGGCCACCCGCGAAAGCTTCCGAAAGAAGCTGCGGGACGGCGAACTCGACGACAAGGAAATCGACATCGAAATCGCCGATACTGCTTCCGCCGGTTCCGGTTTCGAAATTCCCGGCATGCCCGGCGCCAATATCGGCGTCCTCAACCTGTCTGAAATGTTCGGCAAGGCCATGGGCAACAAGACCAAGAAAGTCCGCACCACGGTCAAGGCTTCCTACGCCGATCTGATACGGGACGAATCCGACAAGCTGGTCGATAATGAGGTTGTCCAGCGAGAGGCGGTGCGCTCTGCCGAGAACGACGGTATCGTCTTCCTCGATGAGATCGACAAGATCGCTACCCGTGAGGGCGGCATCGGCGCGGGCGTGTCCCGCGAAGGCGTTCAGCGCGACCTGCTGCCGCTGGTCGAAGGCACCACCGTATCGACAAAGTACGGACCTGTGAAAACGGACCACATCCTGTTTATCGCCTCGGGCGCGTTCCATGTCTCCAAGCCATCGGACCTTCTGCCCGAACTCCAGGGTCGCCTGCCGATCCGCGTCGAACTGAAGCCGCTCAGCAAGGACGACATGCGCCGCATCCTGACCGAGACGGAGGCAAGCCTCATACGCCAGTACAAGGCGCTGATGGAAACGGAAGGCTTCTCGCTCGATTTCACCGATGATGCGCTCGATGCATTGGCGGATGTCGCTGTCCACCTGAACTCTTCGGTCGAGAATATCGGTGCCCGTCGCCTCCAGACTGTGATGGAGCGCGTGCTAGACGACATCTCCTACAACGCACCTGATCGCGGAGGTGCGTCGCTCACTATCGACGCGGCCTATGTTCAGAAACACGTTGGCGATCTCGCCGCCAACACCGATCTGTCGCGTTACATCCTGTAG
- a CDS encoding DUF1402 family protein, whose translation MRRILISLLVAVLSLGSIPASAAGILTVPPGNRNAEQPDIPGASVRRTKGTNSSFDRKYQKVRQLLATDSKLMSKIKAVSRAYGIDPIHVVGALVGEHTYNVDAYDGLQSYYVKAASYAGESFKFAYNGENVDDFVARPQFAKCNGKSDSYSLWTCREDVWNDAFKGKTVDGKSFPNNRFSAVFFQPFYAGQTFGLGQINPLTALMLSDMVSRTSGIPKLDERKAGDVYHAIMDPDISLAFVAAAARRSIDDYRSIAGMDISGNPGLTATLYNVGNSRQRATALAARNRGASQPVWPEENYYGWLINDKLDDLKSLL comes from the coding sequence GTGCGACGCATTCTCATTTCCCTCCTGGTTGCCGTCCTGAGCCTTGGCTCGATCCCTGCAAGCGCTGCCGGAATCCTGACTGTACCGCCCGGTAACCGCAATGCCGAGCAACCTGACATCCCGGGCGCATCTGTTCGCCGCACCAAGGGCACCAATTCCAGTTTCGATCGCAAGTACCAGAAGGTCCGCCAGTTGCTGGCAACCGACAGCAAGCTGATGTCGAAGATCAAAGCTGTGTCGCGCGCTTATGGCATCGATCCCATCCATGTCGTCGGGGCACTCGTCGGCGAGCATACCTATAATGTCGATGCGTATGACGGCCTGCAGTCCTACTACGTCAAGGCTGCCTCCTACGCCGGAGAAAGCTTCAAGTTTGCCTACAATGGCGAGAACGTCGATGATTTCGTCGCCCGTCCGCAGTTCGCCAAGTGCAACGGAAAAAGCGATTCCTACAGCCTCTGGACTTGCCGCGAGGATGTCTGGAACGACGCCTTCAAGGGAAAAACCGTCGACGGAAAATCTTTTCCCAACAATCGCTTCAGCGCCGTCTTCTTCCAGCCCTTCTACGCTGGCCAGACCTTTGGCCTCGGCCAGATCAACCCACTGACGGCGCTGATGCTGTCCGATATGGTGTCGCGGACATCAGGCATCCCGAAGCTCGACGAGCGCAAGGCCGGCGATGTCTATCACGCCATCATGGATCCGGATATTTCGCTTGCCTTCGTCGCCGCCGCTGCCCGGCGCTCGATAGACGACTACCGCTCGATCGCCGGCATGGATATTTCCGGCAACCCGGGCCTCACCGCCACCCTCTACAATGTCGGAAATTCCCGTCAGCGCGCCACGGCCCTTGCCGCGCGCAACAGGGGCGCCAGCCAGCCTGTCTGGCCTGAAGAGAATTATTACGGCTGGCTGATCAACGACAAGCTGGATGATCTGAAGTCGCTGCTTTGA
- a CDS encoding L,D-transpeptidase, which produces MRFSNAMTVLGLVAAFAAAGYSSTAMAAPITAPSSSVDTLKTFDGDYGVTQDSGFSLPAIPIQKVKPEFRRQIISYQTTESPGTIIVNTRERHLYYILPDGQAMRYGISVGKAGFAWSGNAYVAWKQEWPNWHPPKEMAERRPEIAKFVEGGMNPGLENPLGARAMYLYNDKGQDTLFRLHGTPEWASIGTAASSGCIRLINQDVIDLYSRVLPGHTTKVVVIQ; this is translated from the coding sequence ATGCGCTTCAGCAATGCAATGACTGTATTGGGCCTTGTCGCGGCATTTGCCGCGGCCGGCTATTCTTCCACAGCGATGGCTGCGCCGATTACCGCGCCAAGCTCTTCGGTCGATACGCTGAAGACGTTTGATGGCGACTACGGGGTCACCCAGGATTCCGGCTTCTCGCTTCCTGCTATCCCGATCCAGAAGGTCAAGCCGGAATTCCGCCGCCAGATCATCAGCTATCAGACGACGGAATCGCCGGGCACCATCATCGTCAACACCCGCGAACGTCATCTTTATTACATCCTGCCGGATGGCCAGGCCATGCGCTACGGCATCAGCGTCGGCAAGGCTGGCTTTGCCTGGTCGGGCAACGCCTACGTTGCCTGGAAGCAGGAATGGCCAAATTGGCACCCGCCAAAAGAAATGGCAGAGCGCCGGCCGGAAATCGCCAAGTTCGTCGAAGGTGGCATGAATCCAGGCCTCGAAAACCCGCTCGGCGCCCGTGCAATGTATCTCTACAACGACAAGGGCCAGGACACCCTGTTCCGCCTGCATGGAACGCCAGAATGGGCTTCCATCGGCACGGCAGCATCTTCGGGCTGCATTCGCCTGATCAACCAGGACGTCATCGATCTCTACAGCCGCGTCCTTCCGGGCCATACGACCAAAGTCGTCGTCATCCAGTAG
- a CDS encoding MmcB family DNA repair protein — MTILSLYNNNPLIDGRQSERAMLVRKGAQRLLHEMRHAVLPELTLAGGRRADLISLSEKGEIWIIEIKSSVEDFRVDRKWPDYRLQCDRLFFATHKDVPLDIFPEECGLILSDGYGAHMVREAPEHRLTPTTRRAVTLNFSRVAAQRLLAAEWATGKPLPIE; from the coding sequence ATGACGATTCTCAGCCTATACAATAACAATCCGTTAATAGATGGTCGCCAGTCTGAGCGTGCGATGCTGGTGCGCAAGGGCGCCCAGCGCCTGCTCCACGAGATGAGGCATGCAGTCCTGCCGGAGTTGACGCTCGCCGGCGGCAGGCGGGCCGATCTCATCAGCCTCAGCGAAAAGGGCGAGATCTGGATCATCGAAATCAAGTCGTCCGTCGAGGACTTTCGTGTCGATCGGAAATGGCCGGACTACCGGCTGCAATGCGACCGTCTGTTCTTTGCCACGCACAAGGATGTGCCGCTCGATATCTTTCCGGAGGAATGCGGCCTGATCCTGTCCGACGGCTACGGCGCCCACATGGTGCGCGAGGCGCCCGAGCACAGGTTGACGCCAACCACCCGCCGCGCCGTCACGCTCAATTTCTCGCGCGTCGCCGCTCAACGCCTGCTCGCGGCAGAATGGGCAACCGGCAAGCCGCTGCCGATCGAATAG
- a CDS encoding ActR/PrrA/RegA family redox response regulator transcription factor — protein MTDLDHDIETLASSDGDIGPDPSLLIVDDDGPFLRRLARAMETRGFLVETADSVAEGVTKSKAHPPKYAVIDLRLGDGNGLDVIEAIRQRRDDTRVIVLTGYGNIATAVTAVKLGAVDYLSKPADADDVYAALTQRPGGKADVPENPMSADRVRWEHIQRVYEMCERNVSETARRLNMHRRTLQRILAKRAPK, from the coding sequence ATGACAGATCTAGACCACGACATCGAGACACTTGCCTCCAGCGACGGTGATATCGGCCCGGATCCGAGCCTGCTGATCGTCGACGACGACGGCCCGTTTCTGAGGCGACTTGCCCGGGCTATGGAAACACGCGGCTTTCTCGTCGAAACGGCCGACAGCGTTGCGGAAGGCGTGACGAAATCGAAGGCCCATCCGCCGAAATATGCAGTCATCGATCTGAGGCTTGGCGACGGTAACGGCCTCGACGTGATCGAAGCCATTCGCCAGCGCCGCGACGACACACGGGTGATCGTCCTCACCGGCTACGGCAACATCGCTACCGCTGTCACCGCCGTGAAGCTTGGTGCGGTGGACTATCTATCCAAGCCGGCTGACGCCGACGATGTCTACGCCGCGTTGACGCAGCGGCCCGGCGGAAAGGCCGACGTGCCGGAAAACCCGATGTCAGCCGACCGGGTGCGCTGGGAACACATCCAGCGGGTATACGAGATGTGCGAGCGCAATGTTTCGGAGACGGCGCGGCGTCTCAATATGCATCGGCGTACGCTGCAGCGGATCCTGGCCAAGCGGGCGCCTAAATAG
- a CDS encoding ActS/PrrB/RegB family redox-sensitive histidine kinase, which translates to MIAENDSLLPGNHHTSRRVRLQTLVRLRWLAVGGQAATVAIVAFWLQFPLPLLPCCVLIACLAWINLFLTLRYPPTHRLDAPATFALLGLDLLQLCGLLFITGGLANPFSILVCVPVIISFASQPIRYSMTLILAAMVAITSLAFSPFPLPWYAGGIVAINQVMQLGVWCSIASTMAFAAFYAYRVSMEASQLADALAATELVLQREKHLSQLDGLAAAAAHELGTPLATISIVAKEMERELGHDERYREDVALLRSQSERCRDILRRITTLSAENEAHMRYLTLSSMMEEILAPHREFGIKLTLVEETTRSGEPVLNRNAGIMYGLGNLVENAVDYAREMVTVTVAFDAETLAITIEDDGVGYAPDILTRIGEPYVTTRQRDDAAGGLGLGLFIAKTLLERSGATLTFGNREAETSGARIRIEWPRVLIDSNSTN; encoded by the coding sequence ATGATTGCCGAAAATGACAGCCTCTTGCCGGGCAATCATCACACCAGCCGGCGCGTGCGGCTGCAGACGCTGGTCCGCCTGCGCTGGCTTGCCGTCGGTGGCCAGGCCGCGACGGTCGCGATCGTCGCCTTCTGGCTGCAGTTTCCGCTACCCTTGCTGCCCTGCTGCGTGCTGATCGCCTGCCTTGCCTGGATCAACCTGTTCCTGACGTTGCGCTATCCGCCGACGCACCGGCTGGATGCGCCGGCCACCTTCGCCCTTCTGGGGCTGGATCTGCTGCAGCTGTGCGGCCTGCTGTTCATCACCGGCGGCCTTGCTAATCCGTTTTCGATCCTGGTCTGCGTGCCCGTCATCATCTCCTTTGCTTCCCAGCCTATCCGCTACAGCATGACGCTGATCCTTGCGGCGATGGTGGCGATCACGTCGCTCGCCTTTTCGCCTTTCCCGCTGCCGTGGTATGCTGGCGGCATCGTCGCCATCAACCAAGTCATGCAACTCGGCGTCTGGTGCTCCATCGCATCGACAATGGCCTTCGCCGCCTTCTATGCCTATCGCGTATCCATGGAGGCAAGCCAGCTGGCCGATGCGCTGGCGGCGACCGAGCTGGTCCTGCAGCGTGAGAAGCACCTGTCGCAGCTGGACGGACTGGCGGCGGCAGCGGCCCACGAGCTCGGAACGCCGCTGGCGACGATCAGCATCGTTGCCAAGGAGATGGAGCGGGAACTCGGTCACGACGAGCGTTACCGGGAGGACGTGGCGCTGCTTCGCAGCCAGAGCGAGCGGTGCCGCGACATCCTGCGGCGGATTACGACGCTGTCGGCGGAGAACGAGGCGCATATGCGCTATCTGACGCTGTCATCGATGATGGAGGAAATTCTCGCCCCCCATCGCGAATTCGGGATCAAGCTGACGCTGGTCGAGGAGACCACCAGATCCGGCGAACCGGTCCTCAACCGCAATGCCGGGATCATGTACGGGCTCGGCAACCTGGTAGAAAATGCTGTCGACTACGCCCGCGAGATGGTGACTGTCACGGTGGCGTTCGATGCCGAAACTCTGGCGATCACCATTGAAGACGACGGGGTCGGCTATGCGCCCGATATCTTGACCCGCATCGGCGAGCCCTATGTAACGACACGGCAGCGTGACGATGCCGCAGGCGGCCTTGGGCTTGGCCTGTTTATTGCAAAGACGCTGCTGGAGCGCTCCGGCGCAACCCTGACATTCGGAAACCGCGAGGCGGAAACTTCAGGGGCACGGATCCGCATCGAATGGCCTCGTGTTTTGATAGACAGCAATTCGACAAACTGA
- the hrpB gene encoding ATP-dependent helicase HrpB, whose amino-acid sequence MTRTALPILPVSEVLPEIGTALGDVGRAVLSAPPGAGKTTLVPLYLLDQPWRGDGRILLLEPRRLAARAAAARMASLLGEEVGGTVGYRMRLDKKISARTRIEVVTDGVFARMVLDDPELAGVSTVIFDEFHERSLDADFGLALALDVQSALRDDLRILVMSATLDIERVAQLLGQPPVIESMGRSFPIDVRYRDRPAGERIEDSVTAAIVAAHRDEKGSILAFLPGQAEITRTAERLEGRFGPETLIAPLFGNLSQKEQDAAIRPTAAGMRKIVLATSIAETSITIDGVRVVIDSGLQRLGVFEAATGITRLETVRVSRASADQRAGRAGRTEPGIAIRLWHPGQTAALPAFTPPQILSSDLSSLALDLAHWSVEDPGSLGFADQPPAGTLFEARSLLRQLGGLDHANGLTARGRTMRAMALPPRLAAMVISAAGNGQAREAAMLALLLTEQGLGGQSIDLEERLRRFRGEKSERAEAARRLVARLVATAGGSRGGGEPVMAGTLLLHAFPDRIALQRGGRGRFVMANGRGAELPETERLSGATMLVVADLTGRAAQGRILSAAEITRGDVEAELPDSIVTEDQCLFDKTSRQVRARRVTRLGAIILEETPLPRPSGREVAAALAEGIRELGLGVLTFSKEAAQLRDRIGFLHRTIGEPWPDTSDEALLIRLDDWFVPYQGDARGLSDISTGGLSNGLMSLLPHDLQRELGRMAPTHFEAPTGQRHPIHYDGTEPLLTIRVQELFGLRQHPSIGGGRLPLVLELTSPAHRPIQTTRDLPGFWAGTWKDVRADMRGRYPRHPWPEDPAAAAPTTRVKPRGT is encoded by the coding sequence ATGACGCGGACGGCACTTCCTATCCTGCCGGTCTCCGAGGTCCTGCCCGAGATCGGAACCGCGCTTGGCGACGTCGGCCGTGCGGTTCTTTCGGCGCCGCCCGGCGCCGGCAAGACGACGCTCGTGCCGCTTTATCTGCTGGATCAGCCGTGGCGCGGAGACGGCAGGATCCTCCTGCTCGAGCCCAGGCGGTTGGCGGCAAGGGCAGCGGCGGCGCGCATGGCATCGCTGCTCGGTGAGGAGGTTGGCGGCACCGTCGGTTACCGGATGCGGCTCGACAAGAAGATTTCGGCAAGGACCCGGATCGAAGTGGTCACCGATGGCGTCTTTGCACGAATGGTCCTCGACGATCCCGAACTCGCAGGCGTTTCGACTGTCATCTTCGACGAGTTCCACGAACGCTCGCTGGATGCCGATTTCGGCCTGGCGCTGGCGCTCGACGTGCAGTCTGCCCTGCGCGACGACCTGCGCATCCTGGTGATGTCGGCAACGCTCGATATAGAGAGGGTCGCGCAGCTGCTCGGCCAGCCGCCGGTGATCGAGAGCATGGGACGCAGTTTTCCGATCGATGTGCGCTACCGCGACAGGCCTGCCGGCGAGCGGATCGAGGACAGTGTCACTGCCGCCATCGTTGCTGCCCACCGGGATGAAAAGGGTTCGATCCTCGCCTTCCTACCCGGCCAGGCGGAAATCACCCGCACCGCCGAACGGCTGGAAGGACGGTTCGGGCCGGAGACGCTGATAGCGCCGCTGTTCGGCAACCTCAGCCAGAAGGAGCAGGACGCGGCGATCCGCCCGACTGCGGCGGGGATGCGCAAGATCGTGCTGGCGACCTCGATCGCCGAAACATCGATTACCATCGACGGTGTGCGCGTTGTGATCGACAGCGGCCTGCAGCGGCTGGGCGTCTTCGAGGCGGCGACCGGCATCACCCGGCTGGAAACGGTGCGGGTGTCTCGCGCCTCGGCAGACCAGCGGGCGGGACGCGCCGGACGGACGGAGCCGGGTATTGCGATCCGGCTCTGGCATCCCGGCCAGACGGCGGCGCTGCCGGCGTTTACACCGCCGCAGATACTCTCCAGCGACCTTTCAAGTCTGGCGCTCGATCTTGCCCACTGGAGCGTCGAGGATCCCGGCAGTCTCGGCTTCGCCGACCAGCCGCCGGCCGGCACGCTTTTCGAGGCGCGGAGCTTGCTCAGACAACTGGGAGGGCTCGATCACGCTAACGGGCTCACCGCACGCGGTCGGACGATGCGGGCGATGGCACTTCCGCCCCGACTGGCGGCGATGGTGATCTCAGCCGCCGGAAACGGCCAGGCACGCGAGGCGGCGATGCTGGCCTTGCTTTTGACCGAACAGGGGCTGGGAGGGCAAAGCATCGACCTGGAGGAACGCCTGCGGCGTTTCCGGGGCGAAAAAAGCGAGCGGGCCGAGGCGGCGCGACGACTGGTGGCAAGACTGGTGGCAACTGCCGGGGGCAGCAGAGGCGGCGGCGAACCGGTGATGGCCGGCACGCTGCTGCTGCACGCCTTTCCCGACCGCATTGCCCTGCAGCGGGGCGGTCGCGGCCGGTTCGTCATGGCCAATGGCCGTGGTGCCGAGCTGCCGGAGACGGAGCGGCTGTCGGGTGCAACGATGCTTGTCGTCGCAGACCTTACCGGTCGTGCCGCGCAGGGCCGGATTCTCAGTGCTGCCGAGATTACGCGCGGCGATGTCGAGGCCGAGCTGCCGGACAGCATCGTGACCGAGGATCAGTGCCTGTTCGACAAGACGAGCCGGCAGGTCCGGGCCCGGCGGGTGACGCGGCTCGGGGCCATTATCCTCGAGGAGACGCCCCTGCCGCGTCCCTCCGGGCGCGAGGTGGCAGCGGCACTGGCGGAGGGTATCCGCGAACTCGGGCTTGGCGTGCTCACCTTCTCCAAGGAAGCCGCCCAGCTGCGCGACCGGATCGGCTTTCTGCACCGAACGATCGGGGAGCCCTGGCCAGATACGAGCGACGAGGCCCTGCTCATCCGGCTCGACGATTGGTTCGTACCGTATCAGGGCGACGCGCGGGGCTTATCCGATATTTCCACCGGCGGACTGTCGAACGGGCTGATGTCGTTGCTGCCGCATGATTTACAACGGGAACTCGGACGGATGGCACCGACGCATTTCGAGGCGCCGACGGGGCAGCGCCACCCCATCCATTACGATGGGACGGAGCCGCTGCTGACCATCCGGGTGCAGGAGCTGTTCGGGCTTCGTCAGCATCCGTCTATCGGCGGCGGACGTTTGCCGCTGGTGTTGGAATTGACCTCGCCGGCACACCGGCCGATCCAGACGACCCGAGACCTGCCGGGCTTCTGGGCCGGAACCTGGAAGGACGTGCGCGCCGACATGCGCGGTCGCTATCCTCGCCACCCCTGGCCCGAGGACCCGGCAGCAGCCGCCCCGACTACCCGCGTGAAGCCGCGCGGAACTTGA
- a CDS encoding ornithine cyclodeaminase family protein gives MLVLDEARTRAALPWGPLIDAIERMFASDCVMPVRHHHAMAVPGESDATLLLMPAWVPGRYSGVKVLSLFPDNGLRGLPAIYGTYLLSSGTTGEMLAIVDGGELTARRTAATSALAARKLARADASELLVCGTGRLSLNLMQAHAEVRSLTRIHVWGRNGDTAERIAAEARIMGLPAIAVTDLAAAARTADVISCATLSSQPLIDGSWLRAGAHLDLVGGYKPDMREADDTAIRRASVFVDTLAGATHEAGDIVQPLASGVLTPDGIRAELAELVRGEKPGRRDDNEITLFKSVGAALEDLAGAILAYESLKDELAA, from the coding sequence ATGTTGGTCCTCGACGAAGCCAGAACCCGCGCCGCCCTTCCATGGGGGCCCCTTATCGACGCCATCGAGCGGATGTTTGCGAGCGACTGCGTGATGCCGGTGCGCCATCATCATGCAATGGCGGTTCCAGGGGAAAGCGACGCGACGCTGCTCTTGATGCCGGCCTGGGTGCCGGGGCGCTATTCGGGCGTCAAGGTGCTGTCCCTTTTTCCCGACAACGGCCTCCGGGGCCTGCCGGCAATCTACGGCACCTATCTCCTGTCATCCGGGACGACCGGGGAAATGCTGGCGATCGTCGATGGTGGCGAGCTAACGGCGCGGCGCACGGCGGCGACCTCGGCGCTGGCAGCGAGAAAGCTCGCGCGGGCGGATGCCTCGGAGCTTCTGGTGTGCGGCACAGGCCGCCTCTCTCTCAACCTGATGCAGGCACATGCCGAGGTCCGGTCACTGACACGCATTCATGTCTGGGGCCGGAACGGCGACACGGCCGAGAGAATAGCAGCAGAGGCGCGGATCATGGGATTGCCGGCCATTGCCGTCACCGATCTTGCGGCGGCGGCCCGCACTGCCGACGTGATTTCCTGCGCCACTCTCTCCAGCCAGCCGCTGATCGACGGCAGCTGGCTGAGGGCAGGCGCCCATCTCGACCTGGTCGGCGGCTACAAACCCGATATGCGCGAGGCAGACGACACGGCCATCCGCCGCGCCTCTGTCTTTGTCGATACGCTTGCCGGGGCGACGCACGAGGCGGGCGATATCGTCCAGCCGCTTGCAAGCGGCGTGCTGACGCCAGACGGGATCCGCGCAGAACTGGCGGAACTGGTGCGCGGCGAAAAGCCGGGTCGCCGCGACGACAACGAGATCACGCTGTTCAAATCTGTCGGCGCGGCGCTCGAAGATTTGGCCGGCGCCATTCTCGCCTACGAGTCCCTTAAGGACGAACTGGCGGCATGA
- the dhaL gene encoding dihydroxyacetone kinase subunit DhaL → MTESAARSLGRMFHDISAAIDRQKDRLTSLDGAIGDADHGITMSLGFHAVTMELAHLDLDTAAASTVFATAASTFLDAVGASTGPLYASAFLKVAKVLETDASLSLANQVAVIEALTLGIQQRGKGQRGDKTMLDAWIPAMEAALAAKAEKTTPSDMWRRVIAAAETGASATSSMVAARGRAARLGQRSLGHIDPGAASAAIILRAMMDTLATHPASPDDPWTDTAGINVRANE, encoded by the coding sequence ATGACTGAGAGCGCGGCACGAAGCCTCGGGCGGATGTTTCATGATATTTCTGCAGCAATCGATCGGCAAAAGGATCGGCTGACGTCGCTCGACGGCGCGATCGGCGACGCCGACCACGGCATCACCATGTCGCTCGGCTTCCATGCGGTGACGATGGAACTGGCGCACCTGGACCTCGACACTGCCGCCGCCTCGACGGTATTTGCGACCGCAGCATCGACTTTCCTCGATGCCGTCGGAGCCTCCACGGGTCCGCTCTACGCCAGTGCCTTTCTGAAGGTTGCAAAGGTACTCGAAACAGACGCGTCGTTGTCGCTGGCCAATCAGGTGGCTGTCATCGAAGCCCTGACGCTCGGTATTCAGCAGCGCGGAAAAGGCCAGCGCGGCGACAAGACCATGCTCGACGCATGGATTCCCGCCATGGAAGCAGCCCTTGCGGCCAAGGCGGAGAAGACCACGCCGTCCGACATGTGGCGGCGGGTAATAGCGGCAGCAGAGACGGGTGCGAGCGCGACGAGTTCCATGGTCGCTGCCCGCGGCAGGGCCGCACGGCTCGGTCAGCGATCGCTCGGTCACATTGACCCCGGCGCCGCCTCCGCTGCCATTATTCTAAGGGCGATGATGGACACCCTTGCAACACACCCAGCCTCCCCCGATGACCCGTGGACCGACACCGCCGGCATCAATGTTCGCGCGAACGAATGA